In one window of Pseudomonas sp. IAC-BECa141 DNA:
- a CDS encoding DMT family transporter, producing MERTTQFGTPALEKTSGWINGFIGVVIFSGSLPATRLAVLEFDPVFLTVIRATIAGVLALCLLWLFRERHPARDQWLSLLIVALGVVVGFPLLTALALQYVTSAHSIVFVGLLPLATAIFGVLRGGERPRPVFWIFSVLGSSLVTGFAISQGLTASPTGDLLMLAAILACGLGYAEGAKLSRTLGGWQVICWALVLSLPVMAMLSVWLAPASLSGISLSAWVSLAYVSLFSMLIGFVFWYRGLAQGGIAAVGQLQLLQPFFGLALAATLLHEHVSAGMLVVTLGVILCVAGAKKFAR from the coding sequence ATGGAACGAACCACCCAATTCGGCACCCCGGCGCTGGAAAAAACCAGCGGCTGGATCAACGGCTTCATCGGCGTTGTGATCTTCAGCGGGTCGTTGCCGGCCACGCGGCTGGCAGTGCTGGAATTCGACCCGGTGTTTCTCACGGTCATCCGCGCAACCATCGCCGGCGTCCTGGCGTTATGTCTGCTGTGGCTGTTTCGCGAACGGCACCCGGCGCGGGACCAGTGGTTGTCATTGCTGATTGTCGCGCTGGGTGTGGTCGTGGGTTTCCCGTTGTTGACGGCCCTGGCGCTGCAATACGTAACGTCGGCGCATTCCATTGTGTTTGTAGGATTGCTGCCGCTGGCGACGGCAATTTTCGGCGTACTGCGCGGCGGTGAACGACCGCGTCCGGTGTTCTGGATTTTTTCGGTATTGGGCAGTTCGCTGGTGACGGGTTTTGCGATCTCGCAAGGACTGACCGCCTCGCCCACCGGCGATCTGCTGATGCTGGCGGCGATTCTCGCCTGCGGCCTCGGTTACGCCGAAGGCGCCAAACTGTCGCGCACCCTCGGCGGCTGGCAGGTGATCTGTTGGGCGCTGGTGCTGTCGTTGCCGGTGATGGCCATGCTGAGTGTGTGGCTGGCGCCCGCCTCGCTCAGCGGTATCAGCCTGTCGGCGTGGGTGAGCCTGGCCTACGTTTCGCTGTTCAGCATGCTGATCGGTTTTGTGTTCTGGTATCGCGGGCTGGCGCAGGGCGGGATTGCGGCGGTCGGACAGCTGCAATTGCTGCAGCCGTTTTTTGGCCTGGCACTGGCCGCGACCTTGCTCCATGAGCACGTCAGCGCGGGCATGCTGGTGGTCACGCTGGGGGTGATCCTGTGCGTGGCCGGGGCAAAGAAATTCGCCAGATAG
- the ggt gene encoding gamma-glutamyltransferase, with translation MKYEPFAKSLIATSLALSCLMAHAASVAPVAAENGMVVTAQHLATHVGVDVLKSGGNAVDAAVAVGYALAVVYPAAGNLGGGGFMTIQLADGRKTFLDFREKAPLAATANMYLDKDGNVIPDLSTRGHLAVGVPGTVSGMELALSKYGTKPRKDMIAPAIKLAEEGFELQQGDVELLEYATDVFKKDIKDSGAIFLSNGEPMQVGQKLVQKDLGKTLRTISEKGADGFYKGWVADAIVTSSQANKGIITQADLDKYKTRELAPVECDYRGYHVVSAPPPSSGGVVICQIMNILEGYPMKDLGFHSAQGMHYQIEAMRHAYVDRNSYLGDPDFVKNPIEHLLDKNYATKLRNAIQPQKAGVSAELKPGVAPHEGSNTTHYSIVDKWGNAVSVTYTLNDWFGAGVMASKTGVILNDEMDDFTSKVGVPNMYGLVQGEANAIAPGKAPLSSMSPTIVTKDGKVVMVVGTPGGSRIITATLLTMLNVIDYGMGLQEAVDAPRFHQQWMPEETNLEDFAASPDTKKILESWGHKFAGPQDANHIAAILVGAPSLGGKPVGKNRFYGANDPRRNTGLSLGY, from the coding sequence ATGAAGTACGAACCTTTTGCCAAATCGCTGATTGCGACCTCATTGGCGCTGAGCTGCCTGATGGCCCACGCCGCTTCGGTTGCCCCGGTTGCCGCCGAAAACGGCATGGTGGTCACCGCCCAGCACCTGGCCACTCACGTGGGCGTCGACGTCTTGAAAAGTGGTGGCAACGCGGTGGATGCGGCGGTCGCCGTGGGTTATGCACTGGCGGTGGTTTACCCGGCGGCGGGTAACCTCGGTGGCGGTGGTTTCATGACCATTCAACTGGCGGACGGACGCAAGACCTTCCTCGACTTCCGGGAAAAAGCCCCGCTGGCCGCAACGGCCAACATGTACCTGGACAAGGACGGCAACGTCATTCCGGACCTGAGTACCCGTGGCCACCTCGCGGTGGGCGTTCCGGGCACCGTGTCCGGCATGGAGCTGGCGCTGAGCAAGTACGGCACCAAACCGCGCAAGGACATGATTGCCCCGGCGATCAAACTGGCGGAAGAAGGTTTCGAGCTGCAACAGGGCGACGTCGAACTGCTGGAGTACGCTACCGACGTGTTCAAGAAGGACATCAAGGATTCCGGCGCGATCTTCCTGAGCAACGGCGAGCCGATGCAGGTCGGGCAGAAACTGGTGCAGAAGGATCTGGGCAAAACCCTGCGCACCATTTCCGAAAAAGGCGCCGATGGCTTCTACAAAGGCTGGGTGGCCGACGCCATCGTGACGTCCAGCCAGGCCAACAAGGGCATCATCACCCAGGCCGACCTCGACAAATACAAGACCCGCGAACTGGCCCCGGTGGAGTGCGACTATCGTGGCTACCACGTTGTGTCGGCACCACCACCGAGCTCCGGCGGGGTGGTGATCTGCCAGATCATGAACATTCTCGAAGGCTACCCGATGAAGGATCTGGGCTTCCATTCGGCCCAGGGCATGCACTACCAGATCGAGGCGATGCGCCACGCGTACGTGGATCGCAACAGCTACCTGGGCGACCCGGACTTTGTGAAAAACCCGATCGAGCACCTGCTGGACAAGAACTACGCAACCAAACTGCGTAACGCGATCCAGCCGCAGAAGGCCGGCGTGTCGGCGGAGCTCAAACCCGGTGTCGCACCTCATGAAGGCAGCAACACCACGCACTACTCAATCGTCGACAAATGGGGCAACGCGGTCTCGGTCACCTACACCCTCAACGACTGGTTCGGCGCGGGCGTGATGGCGAGCAAGACCGGGGTGATCCTCAACGATGAAATGGACGACTTCACTTCCAAGGTCGGCGTGCCGAACATGTACGGCCTGGTGCAGGGTGAAGCCAACGCTATCGCCCCGGGCAAGGCGCCGCTGTCATCGATGAGCCCGACCATCGTCACCAAGGACGGCAAGGTGGTGATGGTGGTCGGTACGCCGGGCGGCAGTCGCATCATCACCGCGACGTTGCTGACCATGCTCAACGTCATCGACTACGGCATGGGCCTGCAGGAGGCGGTCGACGCGCCGCGCTTCCACCAGCAGTGGATGCCGGAGGAAACCAATCTCGAAGACTTCGCCGCCAGCCCCGACACGAAGAAGATCCTCGAGAGCTGGGGCCACAAGTTCGCCGGGCCGCAGGACGCCAACCATATCGCCGCGATTCTGGTCGGTGCACCGTCGCTGGGTGGCAAACCGGTCGGCAAGAACCGCTTCTACGGCGCCAACGATCCACGGCGCAACACCGGGTTGTCATTGGGTTACTGA
- a CDS encoding GNAT family N-acetyltransferase, translating into MPLQALRATTIHLDAVAKLFDAYRGFYGQPSNLEQSRAFIAERMTGNESAIFLVEDESGEALGFVQLYPTFSSIDAHRTWLLSDLFTTPASRDRGVGRLLMNTARDFAVNTGAKGLVLETATDNFTAQGLYESLGWVRDTAYYTYTLDLRQS; encoded by the coding sequence ATGCCCCTTCAGGCACTGCGCGCCACGACGATTCACCTCGACGCGGTGGCGAAGCTGTTCGACGCCTATCGTGGTTTTTATGGCCAGCCGTCAAATCTCGAGCAATCGCGGGCCTTCATCGCCGAGCGCATGACCGGCAATGAATCGGCGATTTTTCTGGTTGAGGATGAAAGTGGTGAGGCGCTGGGATTCGTCCAGCTATACCCGACGTTCTCTTCGATAGACGCCCATCGCACCTGGCTGCTCAGCGACCTGTTCACCACGCCGGCCTCTCGGGACCGTGGAGTCGGGCGGCTATTGATGAACACCGCCCGCGACTTTGCCGTCAATACCGGCGCCAAAGGGCTGGTGCTGGAAACCGCCACCGACAATTTCACCGCCCAGGGTTTGTACGAATCACTTGGCTGGGTGCGTGATACGGCCTATTACACGTACACCCTCGATTTGCGTCAAAGCTGA
- a CDS encoding SulP family inorganic anion transporter codes for MKPIRLRADVLAGLTTSFALLPECIAFALVAHLNPLMGLYGAFIICTLTALFGGRPGMVSGAAGSMAVVIVALVVQHGVQYLLATVLLGGLIMMAFGLLRLGKLVRMVPHPVMLGFVNGLAIIIALAQLEHFKSGEQWLSGTPLYLMTGLVLLTMAIVYVLPRLTRAVPPALVAILGVGLLVYVLGLPTRTLGDMAHIAGGLPTFALPDIPWTLDTLRIIAPYAILMALVGLLETLLTLNLTDEITETRGYPDRECVALGAANVVSGAFGGMGGCAMIGQTVINLSSGGRGRLSGVVAGVLILLFILFLSPLIERIPLAALVGVMFVVSQQTFAWASLRVLNKVPLNDVLVIIAVTTITVFTDLATAVLCGIIIAALNFAWQQARELYADEHLEADGSKLYRLHGTLFFASTTPFLNQFDPANDPQRVTLDCRHLSFVDYSAIAALKTLRERYAKAGKQLQVFHLSERCKKLLKRAGVDHD; via the coding sequence ATGAAACCGATTCGTCTGCGCGCCGATGTCCTGGCCGGACTCACCACCTCGTTTGCCCTGTTGCCCGAATGCATTGCGTTTGCGCTGGTGGCTCATCTCAATCCGCTGATGGGCCTGTACGGCGCCTTCATCATTTGCACGTTGACCGCGTTGTTCGGTGGCCGGCCGGGCATGGTTTCCGGGGCCGCCGGTTCGATGGCGGTGGTGATCGTCGCGCTGGTGGTGCAGCACGGTGTGCAGTATCTGCTGGCGACGGTATTGCTCGGCGGTTTGATCATGATGGCGTTCGGTCTGTTGCGACTGGGCAAACTGGTGCGCATGGTGCCGCACCCGGTGATGCTCGGGTTCGTCAACGGTCTGGCGATCATCATTGCGCTGGCGCAACTGGAGCATTTCAAGAGCGGTGAGCAGTGGCTCAGCGGCACGCCGTTGTACCTGATGACCGGGCTGGTGCTGCTGACCATGGCCATCGTCTATGTATTGCCACGCCTGACCCGGGCTGTGCCGCCGGCGCTGGTGGCGATCCTCGGCGTCGGTTTGCTGGTTTATGTGCTCGGTCTGCCGACCCGTACCCTCGGCGACATGGCGCACATCGCCGGCGGCTTGCCGACGTTCGCCTTGCCGGACATCCCGTGGACGCTGGACACCCTGCGCATCATCGCGCCTTACGCGATTCTGATGGCGCTGGTCGGCCTGCTGGAAACCCTGCTGACCCTCAACCTCACCGACGAAATCACCGAAACCCGTGGCTACCCGGATCGCGAGTGTGTGGCGCTGGGCGCGGCAAACGTAGTCTCCGGCGCGTTCGGCGGCATGGGTGGTTGCGCAATGATTGGCCAGACTGTGATCAACCTCAGCTCCGGCGGACGCGGACGCTTGTCCGGCGTAGTGGCGGGTGTGTTGATTCTGCTGTTCATCCTGTTTCTGTCGCCGCTGATCGAGCGGATTCCGCTGGCGGCATTGGTGGGGGTGATGTTCGTGGTGTCGCAACAGACTTTCGCCTGGGCGTCATTGAGGGTGCTGAACAAAGTGCCGCTCAACGATGTGCTGGTGATCATCGCGGTAACGACCATCACCGTGTTCACCGACCTGGCCACGGCGGTCTTGTGCGGGATCATTATCGCGGCGTTGAATTTTGCCTGGCAGCAAGCGCGCGAGCTGTACGCCGACGAACATCTGGAAGCGGACGGCAGCAAACTCTATCGCCTGCACGGCACGCTGTTCTTTGCCTCGACCACGCCGTTCCTCAATCAGTTCGACCCGGCCAACGACCCGCAGCGGGTGACGCTGGATTGCCGGCACCTGAGCTTCGTCGATTACTCGGCCATCGCGGCGCTGAAAACCCTGCGTGAACGCTACGCCAAGGCCGGCAAGCAGTTGCAGGTGTTTCACCTGTCCGAGCGCTGCAAGAAGTTGCTGAAACGCGCCGGGGTCGATCACGACTGA
- a CDS encoding AraC family transcriptional regulator: MDRLSTLLSHFGVNAGTFHSGTFCGVSAYGGDQVCGHVHLLQAGELLLKPGNDPEISLNEPTLIFFPRPMAHRLFANEAMGTQLVCASLTFDGGAGNALAAALPDYLVLKLADLPEMANTLEWLFKEAFDGHCGREAVMDRLFELLVILLLRHLISSRHQQPGMMAGLADPKISRALNLMHDQPAKAWSVAELASAANLSRAGFAEHFRRVVGQTPVDYLVNWRISLAQKRLREGRPIALIAEEVGYESPSALARAFRRKTGLSPREWKSGAS, translated from the coding sequence ATGGATCGCCTTTCTACGTTACTCAGCCATTTCGGCGTCAATGCCGGCACCTTTCACAGCGGCACGTTTTGCGGGGTGAGCGCCTACGGCGGCGATCAGGTGTGCGGGCATGTGCATCTGTTGCAGGCGGGGGAGCTGCTGCTCAAACCGGGCAATGATCCTGAAATCTCGCTCAATGAACCGACCCTGATCTTTTTCCCCCGCCCCATGGCCCATCGCTTGTTCGCCAACGAAGCCATGGGCACGCAATTGGTGTGCGCATCGCTGACGTTCGACGGCGGCGCGGGTAATGCCCTCGCGGCAGCGCTGCCGGATTATCTGGTGCTGAAACTCGCCGACCTTCCCGAAATGGCCAACACCCTGGAGTGGCTGTTCAAGGAAGCGTTCGATGGCCATTGCGGGCGCGAAGCGGTGATGGATCGGCTATTCGAATTGCTGGTGATTCTGTTGTTGCGCCACCTCATCAGCAGTCGCCACCAGCAGCCGGGCATGATGGCGGGACTGGCGGATCCGAAGATTTCCCGAGCCTTGAACCTGATGCACGACCAACCGGCCAAGGCCTGGAGCGTCGCTGAACTGGCGAGTGCCGCCAACCTGTCCCGCGCCGGTTTCGCCGAACACTTTCGGCGGGTGGTGGGGCAGACGCCGGTGGATTATCTGGTGAATTGGCGGATCAGCCTCGCGCAGAAACGCCTGCGCGAGGGACGACCGATTGCCCTGATCGCCGAAGAGGTCGGTTATGAAAGTCCCTCGGCGCTGGCCCGGGCGTTTCGGCGCAAGACCGGGCTCAGCCCGCGGGAATGGAAATCCGGCGCAAGCTGA
- a CDS encoding carboxymuconolactone decarboxylase family protein: MSRIAPLSLETATDATRPTLEGVQKKIGFLPNMFKTLATAPVALDAYVQISATLGKTSLSAKEKEAVYLATSQVNGCDYCLAAHTLFASKAGLAAEEIIEARHGRLNAFATLAHQLTETRGHLSDEQIAAARAAGIDDKKIIEVIAIVAAQTLTNYLNNAALTDIDFPAIENPA; this comes from the coding sequence ATGAGCCGCATCGCCCCTCTCAGCCTCGAAACCGCCACCGACGCCACTCGCCCGACACTTGAAGGCGTGCAGAAAAAAATCGGCTTCCTGCCCAATATGTTCAAGACCCTGGCCACCGCGCCCGTTGCGCTGGATGCCTACGTACAAATCTCGGCAACCTTGGGCAAAACGTCCCTGAGCGCCAAGGAAAAAGAGGCGGTGTATCTGGCCACCTCGCAAGTCAACGGTTGCGATTATTGCCTGGCGGCGCACACCCTGTTCGCCAGCAAGGCCGGGCTGGCAGCAGAGGAAATCATCGAAGCACGTCACGGTCGATTGAATGCTTTTGCCACCCTCGCCCATCAACTGACCGAAACCCGTGGTCATCTGAGCGATGAACAGATCGCCGCCGCCCGCGCTGCCGGCATCGACGACAAGAAGATCATCGAAGTGATCGCCATCGTCGCCGCGCAGACCCTCACCAACTACCTGAACAACGCGGCGCTGACCGACATCGATTTCCCCGCCATTGAAAATCCAGCGTAA
- a CDS encoding c-type cytochrome: MKNAAFALALILNAGLFSTPTLAAGDAEAGANIFPRLCGGCHQVGESARPGFGPELNGIIGRQAGTSANYVYSDAMKNSGLTWDRETLTKYLKDPKGVVPGTRMIFWGLSDEEKIDNLLAYLQTFQSE; this comes from the coding sequence ATGAAAAACGCTGCATTCGCTCTCGCCCTGATCCTCAACGCAGGCCTTTTCAGCACGCCGACACTGGCAGCCGGTGACGCCGAGGCCGGCGCAAACATCTTCCCGCGCCTGTGCGGCGGTTGCCATCAGGTCGGCGAATCCGCCCGCCCGGGCTTCGGCCCGGAACTCAACGGCATCATCGGCCGCCAAGCGGGGACGTCGGCGAATTACGTGTACTCCGACGCCATGAAAAACTCCGGCCTGACCTGGGATCGTGAAACGTTGACGAAGTATCTGAAAGATCCGAAGGGCGTGGTGCCGGGGACTCGGATGATCTTTTGGGGGCTGAGTGACGAGGAGAAGATTGATAATTTGTTGGCGTATTTGCAGACATTTCAGTCCGAGTAG
- a CDS encoding DUF3630 family protein, with amino-acid sequence MAESDIHLSGSSDTESFKRIADELQQTLSGTWTTQASGLDQCYWDLAVDGQVITLHLEHHLGIMLLVEDADPQWVESERFQAVVRRLQMA; translated from the coding sequence ATGGCCGAGTCAGATATTCACTTGTCGGGCAGTTCGGACACAGAATCCTTCAAGCGCATCGCCGATGAGCTCCAGCAGACGCTGAGCGGAACCTGGACAACCCAGGCCAGCGGTCTGGATCAGTGTTACTGGGACCTGGCAGTCGACGGTCAGGTGATCACCCTTCACCTGGAGCATCACCTGGGGATCATGTTGCTGGTGGAGGACGCGGATCCGCAGTGGGTAGAATCGGAGCGGTTTCAGGCCGTGGTGCGGCGGTTGCAAATGGCGTGA
- a CDS encoding cysteine hydrolase family protein, which produces MTTALLIIDVQRALCAGEYECHDAKRVIDTINGLSARARKSGIPVVLIQHSEKDSPFAHGAEGWQLAEGLETAPGDVRVDKTANDSFYQTNLQKLIPREDFDRLVICGMQTDYCVNATVRQAHQLGYDVELAADAHTTVDNGNMSAEDIIAEYNKDWAHLSGSVARIDVKPAAQITF; this is translated from the coding sequence ATGACCACCGCATTGCTGATCATCGATGTCCAGCGCGCCCTGTGCGCAGGCGAGTACGAGTGCCACGACGCCAAGCGGGTAATCGACACCATCAACGGCCTCAGCGCCCGCGCCCGCAAGTCGGGCATTCCGGTGGTGCTGATCCAGCACAGCGAAAAGGACAGCCCGTTCGCTCACGGTGCCGAAGGCTGGCAACTGGCTGAAGGACTGGAAACCGCGCCCGGCGATGTGCGCGTCGACAAGACTGCCAACGACTCGTTCTACCAGACCAACCTGCAGAAACTGATCCCCCGGGAGGACTTCGACCGCCTGGTGATCTGCGGTATGCAAACCGATTACTGCGTCAACGCCACCGTGCGTCAGGCCCACCAGCTGGGGTACGACGTGGAACTGGCGGCCGACGCCCATACGACGGTCGACAACGGCAACATGAGCGCCGAAGACATCATCGCCGAGTACAACAAGGATTGGGCGCATCTGAGCGGTTCCGTGGCGCGGATCGATGTGAAGCCGGCGGCCCAGATTACGTTCTGA
- a CDS encoding PLP-dependent aminotransferase family protein, which yields MPRSRYKTLVDTYAADIRAGRLLPGTRLPTHRQLAASEGLALVTASRVYAELEAMGLVSGEAGRGTFVRETSLLPGQGIDQKDIAVGMIDLNFNYPSLPGQAELLRTALRQLALSGDLEALLRYQPHAGRQHERASVARHLQTRDLNVEAEQVLIVNGAQQGLAVTLMALLKPGDVIAADALTYSGFKVLAEALHLEVVAIPVNEQGPDLAALDKLCRQRPVRAVYSMPTLHNPLGWVMPLEQREDLIAIARRHDLTIIEDAAYAFLVDTPPPPLAVLAPERTVYVSGLSKNIATGLRVGFIAVPIERVAALERIIRATTWNTPGVMTAIACGWLDDGTVTLLEAQKRSDARARQTLAAQILDGLPTVGHPSSYFLWLPLPEDVRADHIVVELMHEQVSVTTAEPFTVSAHVPHAIRLALGSVDMLVLRQALLKVRQVVGAYL from the coding sequence ATGCCGCGCTCCCGTTACAAAACCCTCGTCGACACCTATGCGGCTGACATTCGTGCCGGTCGCCTGCTGCCCGGCACGCGTTTGCCGACTCACCGACAACTGGCGGCCAGCGAAGGACTGGCGCTGGTTACCGCGTCGCGGGTGTATGCCGAGCTTGAGGCCATGGGTCTGGTCAGCGGCGAAGCCGGGCGCGGCACCTTCGTGCGGGAAACCTCGTTGTTGCCGGGGCAGGGCATCGATCAGAAAGATATCGCGGTCGGCATGATCGACCTCAACTTCAATTACCCGTCATTGCCGGGGCAGGCCGAGCTGCTGCGCACCGCGTTGCGGCAACTCGCGTTGTCCGGCGACCTCGAAGCGCTGCTGCGTTACCAGCCCCACGCCGGTCGCCAGCATGAGCGGGCCTCGGTGGCACGACACCTGCAGACACGGGACTTGAATGTCGAGGCCGAGCAGGTGCTGATCGTCAACGGTGCCCAGCAAGGGCTGGCGGTGACGCTGATGGCCTTGCTCAAACCCGGTGATGTGATCGCCGCTGACGCCTTGACCTATTCCGGATTCAAAGTGTTGGCCGAAGCGCTGCACCTTGAAGTGGTGGCGATTCCCGTCAATGAGCAGGGCCCCGATCTGGCGGCCCTCGACAAACTCTGCCGCCAGCGCCCGGTGCGTGCGGTGTACAGCATGCCGACCCTGCACAATCCACTGGGCTGGGTGATGCCTCTGGAGCAACGTGAGGACTTGATCGCGATTGCCCGCCGGCATGATCTGACGATCATCGAAGACGCTGCCTACGCCTTTCTTGTCGATACCCCACCGCCCCCGTTGGCGGTTCTGGCACCGGAGCGCACGGTCTACGTTTCAGGCCTGTCGAAAAACATCGCCACCGGCCTGCGCGTAGGCTTCATCGCCGTGCCGATCGAGCGGGTGGCGGCACTGGAGCGGATCATCCGCGCCACCACCTGGAACACGCCTGGCGTGATGACCGCCATCGCCTGCGGCTGGCTGGACGACGGCACCGTCACCTTGCTCGAAGCACAAAAGCGTAGCGACGCTCGGGCCCGGCAAACCCTGGCCGCGCAGATCCTCGACGGCCTGCCGACCGTGGGCCATCCCTCTTCGTATTTTCTTTGGCTGCCGCTGCCGGAAGATGTCCGGGCCGACCATATCGTGGTCGAGTTGATGCACGAACAGGTTTCCGTCACCACCGCAGAACCCTTCACTGTGTCCGCCCATGTGCCCCACGCAATTCGTCTGGCGCTGGGGTCGGTGGACATGCTTGTCCTGCGTCAAGCCTTGCTCAAAGTCCGTCAGGTGGTGGGCGCCTACCTGTAG
- a CDS encoding phage infection protein has translation MKRQILLGIAFSVLAVNAFAAKPAHTMIAEGGSDRLIESRVAEGGSDRLIERRVAEGGADRLIERRVAEGGADRLIERRVAEGGADRLIERRVAEGGADRLIERRVAEGGADRLIERRVAEGGADRLIERRVAEGGADRLIERRVAEGGADRLIERRVA, from the coding sequence ATGAAACGCCAAATCCTTCTCGGCATCGCTTTCTCGGTTCTTGCAGTCAACGCTTTTGCAGCCAAACCCGCCCACACCATGATCGCCGAAGGCGGTTCGGACCGGTTGATTGAAAGTCGTGTGGCTGAGGGTGGTTCGGATCGTTTGATCGAACGTCGCGTTGCTGAAGGTGGCGCTGATCGTCTGATCGAACGCCGTGTGGCTGAAGGTGGCGCTGATCGACTGATCGAACGTCGTGTGGCTGAAGGTGGCGCTGATCGCCTGATTGAACGTCGCGTTGCTGAAGGTGGCGCTGATCGCCTGATTGAACGTCGTGTGGCTGAAGGTGGCGCTGATCGCCTGATTGAACGTCGTGTGGCTGAAGGTGGCGCTGATCGTTTGATCGAACGCCGTGTGGCTGAAGGTGGTGCTGATCGTTTGATCGAGCGTCGTGTGGCTGAAGGTGGCGCTGATCGCCTGATCGAACGTCGCGTTGCCTGA
- a CDS encoding methylated-DNA--[protein]-cysteine S-methyltransferase — protein MAYTFITLPSPVGELKLVANGSRLAAILWENDKPNRVRLGPMSEAPDNPVLMKTARQLEEYFAGTRNAFDLELDFAGTEFQKKVWAALLTIPFGETRTYRQIAEQIGHPSAVRAVGAANGRNPISIIAPCHRVIGASGKLTGFAGGLEAKERLLTLEGGQWSDIGKTGDLF, from the coding sequence ATGGCCTACACGTTCATCACCCTGCCCTCGCCCGTCGGTGAGTTGAAGCTGGTCGCGAACGGTTCACGTCTGGCCGCCATCCTCTGGGAAAACGACAAACCGAACCGGGTGCGCCTCGGACCGATGAGCGAGGCACCGGACAACCCGGTGTTGATGAAAACCGCGCGACAGCTGGAAGAATATTTTGCAGGCACGCGAAACGCGTTCGATCTGGAGCTGGACTTTGCCGGCACCGAGTTCCAGAAAAAAGTCTGGGCCGCACTACTCACCATTCCGTTTGGCGAAACCCGCACCTACCGCCAGATCGCCGAACAGATCGGCCATCCGAGCGCGGTGCGTGCGGTCGGCGCGGCAAACGGGCGCAATCCGATTTCGATCATCGCGCCGTGCCATCGAGTCATCGGCGCATCAGGAAAACTGACCGGGTTTGCCGGAGGCCTGGAAGCCAAGGAGCGCTTGCTGACCCTTGAGGGTGGCCAGTGGTCGGACATTGGCAAAACCGGTGATCTGTTTTAA
- a CDS encoding TetR/AcrR family transcriptional regulator, with product MSSIRERNQQLILAAASEEFAANGFDATQTRDIAARAGVPKANLYYYFQSKENLYGKVLLGFIEPLLEASAVLRESDDPLIGLRAYVAARIRIAREYPAIAKVFSGELLLGGRQLPDECRDLLHGEARRNVECLRSWIDRGLLAPVAPEHLMLFIWSATRTYTNIGWQMGRITGREVPQDEDYALAAETITRLVLSGAVSEPVSDVRRLMFAT from the coding sequence ATGAGCAGCATCCGCGAACGCAACCAGCAACTGATCCTGGCCGCCGCCAGCGAGGAATTCGCCGCCAACGGCTTCGACGCGACCCAGACCCGCGACATCGCCGCTCGCGCCGGTGTACCCAAAGCCAACCTGTATTACTACTTCCAGAGCAAGGAAAACCTCTACGGCAAAGTGCTGCTCGGCTTTATCGAACCGTTGCTGGAAGCCTCGGCGGTACTGCGCGAAAGTGACGATCCGCTGATCGGCCTGCGCGCCTACGTCGCCGCCCGCATCCGCATCGCCCGCGAATATCCGGCAATTGCCAAAGTGTTCAGCGGCGAGTTGCTGCTCGGCGGTCGCCAACTGCCCGACGAATGCCGCGACCTGCTGCACGGCGAAGCCCGGCGCAATGTCGAGTGCCTGCGCAGCTGGATCGACCGTGGGCTGCTGGCGCCGGTCGCTCCCGAGCATTTGATGTTGTTCATCTGGTCGGCGACGCGCACCTACACCAACATTGGCTGGCAGATGGGGCGCATCACCGGGCGGGAAGTGCCGCAGGATGAGGACTATGCGTTGGCGGCGGAGACGATTACGCGGTTGGTGCTGAGCGGTGCGGTGTCCGAGCCGGTGAGCGATGTTCGCAGGTTGATGTTTGCGACTTGA